In one Scomber japonicus isolate fScoJap1 chromosome 6, fScoJap1.pri, whole genome shotgun sequence genomic region, the following are encoded:
- the si:ch1073-145m9.1 gene encoding CDP-diacylglycerol--inositol 3-phosphatidyltransferase: protein MAVKVLLYWPNIIGYFRIGLVFAAWATFETPAVFVPLYSLSTALDGVDGWVARRLGQTSRFGAWLDVVVDNLSRGMLWSRLYEWGWLVSALEWCVFVCNHNTRGDRWKDSFTSSPALIRAIMANGFRTPLGTWVVSGLHCLPLWLYGYQRGLLSRWFYLPLWIEAPGTMLLAVGRLLALTVEMWCIWTHVGFLTGDEPEEKKN from the exons ATGGCAGTCAAAGTTCTGCTTTACTGGCCCAATATTATTG gataCTTTCGCATTGGCCTTGTGTTTGCTGCTTGGGCTACCTTTGAAACACCAGCAGTGTTTGTTCCTCTTTACTCTCTCTCCACAGCTCTTGATG GAGTGGACGGCTGGGTGGCGAGGAGGCTGGGACAGACCTCCAGATTTGGGGCCTGGCTGGATGTAGTGGTGGACAACCTGAGCAGAGGCATGCTGTGGAGCCGGCTGTATGAG tggggTTGGCTGGTGTCCGCACTagagtggtgtgtgtttgtgtgtaaccACAACACTCGAGGTGACCGTTGGAAGGACAGCTTCACCAGCAGCCCTGCTCTCATACGAGCCATCATGGCCAACG GGTTTCGGACACCCCTGGGCACGTGGGTGGTGAGCGGGCTCCACTGCCTCCCTCTGTGGCTGTACGGCTACCAGCGAGGTTTACTGTCCCGCTGGTTCTATCTGCCACTCTGGATTGAGGCTCCAGGGACCATGCTGCTGGCTGTAGGTCGTCTGCTGGCTCTGACAGTAGAG ATGTGGTGTATATGGACACACGTTGGATTCCTCACCGGTGACGAGcctgaagagaagaagaactgA